The Quercus robur chromosome 3, dhQueRobu3.1, whole genome shotgun sequence DNA segment ATAGAAATCCCGATCAAACCGCTAACCTGTGACTAAGGTactgcctttcaagcccactctctacaaatcatattgttagggcccTTTACTTACGAGctcaacgtcattcttgggccgttaaataatcgtggcCTTACagttaggttttgggggtatctCGGTCATTTTTAttaggtttttggggtattttggtcattgttttaggttttggggttattttagtcatttttaggtcttggggtattttaatcattttacagGTTTTAGacgtattttggtcattttttaggtttcgggggtatttttggtaattttaaggtttcagaggtattttggtcatttttaaggtttagggggtattttgatcattttttaggtttaggaagcattttggtcattttttgggtttttggggtattttggtaatttttgggttttggggatattttggacattttagaggttttgagggtatttttctcattttgtgggttttgggggtattttggtcattttttgggttttggagggtattttggtcattttttggattttgagggtattttggtcatttttaggttttgggggtattttggtcattttttgggttttggtgggtattttgtcatttgttgggttttgggggggtattttggtcattttagagattttggaggtattttggtcattttgtgggttttggggggggcattttggtcattttttgggttttgagggtatttttgtcatttttttgggttttggaggtattttggttatttttaggtttcaggggtattttggttattttttgggttttggggatattttggacatttgagaggttttggggggtattttgctcattttagagattttggaggtattttggtcatttttaggtttcaggggtattttggtcattttttgggttttggtggtattttggtcatttctaggtttcaggggtattttggtaatattttgggtttcagaggtattttggtcattttttggattttgggggtattttggtaatttttaggtttcggggggtattttggtcatttgttgggttttgggggtattttggtcattttttgggtttcagggggtattttggtcatttttgggtttcaggggggtattttggtcattttttggattttgggggtattttggtaatttttaggttttgtggggtattttggtcattttttaggtttcgggggtattttggtcatttttttggttttgggggtattttggtcattttattggttttagtagtattttggtcattttttaagtttcaggggtattttagtcattttctagaaatttagattttatgttgtttattttaattttagatgggttttgTGGGTATTAGTGGGtttatccatttagacccatctaattaaataaccaaatgggtctttacccatttaacccaaatattcaaatgggttgggttaagacttatctaaataaggtgggtaatgagtgggttcatggatatggataaaaattgccacccctaatcATGAGTATAGCAGTAGGCATGAAACATGAAGGTAGAGAGATCAAGACTGTCAAAAATTGGAAGATAGAAGATGCTATAGTGAACAGTGTGAGTCAAGCCTTACCATCACTTCCAAAGTCTCCGTCGCCAACGTTCACGTGGAAGTCCTTCTTGTGGTCAAGCATATGGATGAGCATTTGCAATCTCCACAATGTGTATGAGGATTATAGATGTGTCGCATTAGATAAGTGGCAAGGACATACATTTTATGATGAGAAATACAAGCTATAATTGTAAAGATGAACAGATATACCTTACCGAATTACATGATTTTTTTACAGCTTATTTTAGTACACAACATTTTCTTTCATATAAGTTCTTCAAGCAATTTGATACTAAACTTAGCAATAAGCACTTCATTATTGAGTTTCAATATCTCCAACCATATAATTTTCTTGGTTCTTCAACTGCCATAGTGAAACCACATGTAAGGGCTTGGCTACTGGTTTCTTACGAGAAAGAAATTCTTGGGACACCCAATTCATTGTTGGCCGAGACTTTGGTTTGGTGCATAAGCATGCAAATGCTATAGTTGCAACAAAGAAAATATCCCGTGCAACTATTCGATTTGGAGGTGGCAAGCGTTGGTCTAATATTTCATTTAACATCATATTTCGAGaagatgacgatgatgatgataatgtaGTCAAGAGTTCTCCTGGATGTATTCCCATTAATATTTCTAATGCCACCACACCAAAACTATAGACATCACATTTTTCAGTAAACACCATAGTATACGCCAATTCTGCataggaagaaaaaagagaaaagaatgctattaaaaatgtaatatcttcgttctttatatttttttttaagttttcttcATGGAAAGGTTGGTCAAAACTTGTCATTGCACAAAAATTACATGGTGGAAGTGATTGCTTGATACCGTGCATGATTCAgttcttttaacaaaaaataaggtAACCAAACTAGCATGATTATTTGGAATGCCTCACATAGCTAaccttttaaaataatatgttgGAAAATAGGAGAGATATAAGATATAGTATGAAAAAACAATTCACCTGGAGCAATATAGCCATAAGTCCCAGCAACTAAAGTTTGATTGGAGGAGTTAGGATCAAGAAGTCTAGCTATACCAAAATCAGAGACAAATGCCTGCTCCAACTTAGAGTTCAATAAAATGTTATTGCTGCTTATATCTCGATGAACAATTATTGGGTTACAATCATGATGCATGTATGATATGGCATGTGCTATGTCTTTGATGATGTTCACCCTCTTTGTCCAATCCAATTCCACAGCTTCAACATCATTATTTAGCACACAAAATAAGCTTCCCCTTTCCATGTATTCATAGATCAAAACCATGCATCGCTTATGCAAACAGTAGCCATGAAGTTTCACAATGTTCCGATGTCGAATTTCTGTCATCATTTTAACCTCGTTCCTGAAACTCTTGTCAACAGTTGGGTCCTCAGCCTCTAAGTGATTAAGTTTTTTCAAGGCAACCACTTTGCCGCTAGGCAATTGTGCTTTGTAAACACTACCATAACCACCAGTTCCAATACAATATCTAATGTCAAAGTCCTCTGTGGCTTCAATGATGTCTTCAAATGCAATATTGCCATCATAATTCCATATTGAGAACAAGTTCccattttttgttccttttaacTCAGCGTGTTTTTTCATTGGAAGTACAAGATTCTTGACCCGACATTGAGAGTGGAGAAAATACCCAAAAAGCTGTAAAAgggtaaaaaatgaaaaagaaataaagaaaacaatgaggggaaccaattttttttttttgaagtttgggTGTTCATCTTTCTCCCTACCATCTTCCATGCcagacacaatattttcaagaGCAAGAGGTGGAGTCGAAGGCGAAATTAAAGATGGAGATGGGCATTGAGCAAAACCTTTGATGTCACTACACAAATCCTTGTTGCCGATAAATACTTCAAATccgtaatttttgaaaataattggGACTCGACCCTCCAATGAATTATATGACAGGTTAAATTCACGCATCCTAATTAAAGAAATAGGAACATTGCCTGTGAGGTTATTGTAGCTGAGATCAATCTTAATTGGGGCATAAAGGTCCTTGACCCAAGAGGGAACACTTCCATTTAAATAGTTATGGCTTAAAGACAAGAATTTTATCAAAAAGCAACTAGCTAGTTCTGTGGGGATGGGACCACTGATCATATTCCAATTAAGGTTCAAAGTTTCCAACTTTGTTAAATGACCTATTGTCAAAGGGATTTGGCCAACAAGGTTGTTGTTATTGAGGTACAAATTTAACAGATTCTTTAGCAGTCCAATTTCTGACACTATAGAACCGTTAATTTCATTGAAGGACAAATTCAGATTGGAAAGATTGGTTAAAAGGCCAAGAGTTGAAGGGATCGGTCCGGTGAATTTGTTATGACTCAGATTTAATTCAAGAAGATTCTTGAAATTTCCGAATTCTTTGGGGATGGAACCAGTAATTCCATTGAAAGAAATGTCAAATTTCACTAATTTGGTGAGGTTTGCAAGTGAAAGAGGCAACTGACCTGTAAGATAATTGTGGGATAGATTAAGGTGGGTGAGCTTTGAAAGGGAACCTATCTCAAATGGGATGCACCCCAGAATTTGATTATTACTAAGGCTAAGACGGACTAAATTTGGAAAGGAAGAGAATTTAAATTTCCTAAACTTATCTCCAAGATAGATATTACCAGCTATGTCAATCTCTGTGATGCTTCCACCAAAGTTGCATTTAATTCCTGGCCAGTCGCAATGACTTGTGGTAAAGTTGGAAGAGCCACTCCACCACCCACTCTCCATCAGAGCTTGCACTTCTTGTTTTAGCGAGGAAGATTTAGATGTTGCCACAGAACCAGCTGCAATAACTATATTTGGGACATTCATGAAGATATAAAGAACTACTATCAGAACGGAAATAGAGACAGAGGGAGCCATGTTGAAGTTTTTGGTTGATGAATGTAAGGGAGAATGGTcgatatattgttatatttatGATTCAACACACTTAATAACTTAGACACAGCTAGAAAGTGAGTTGTGAGtaaatgaattttcttttgacTTTATAATGATACACACGTGAATGTGGAAATGTTGCCTTGTTGAACCCGATTGAAACGCAGAAAAGTTCCTTGCAATCAAAACGATGGCTTTCACATTTTGGATGTCTTGGAAATTTCTTCATTACCATATTtcatgatttttcaaaaatttgtctTTGGTTGACTATATCTAGCGGACTTTCTATGAAGCTTGCACTTCCAAATTCCAAGTCAGGAGTCGTTACCGTCCAAGTCAGGAGTCGTTACCAACAATCTTAATGTGAACACTTTATTAAAAGTTCCACATGAGGTCCACACGGTCCCTCGGCCTTTAAGTGCTCGTAGTCAtgaataaaaacaaatccactcTAAAAATGAATATTCCATCTTGCTTCTTCACTTCTCTTTCTTGACTTAACTTTCAAGTGTAAAAGCTCAAATGGTGCAAAACACTATTacctgtttagacccccaattttaaacTAGTGGCTAAATTGGTTTTACTCTACTTAACTAAGTGCGTAATAAGAGTAAATAAAACGGTATAAACCGGAACTActctctagtgcataaacataaacaataaacaataaatgtaaagcacaaagagtaaggaaagagaaatgcaaacacaagataacatcaagatgtgttattgaagaggaaaccgaagtactcagTGAAAAATCTCTCTGTGGCCTTTCAAGCCgaaatgatccactagtgaataaagttggagtacaatgatatcaaaaagaccctccaagcgtAATTTACCCACTGTACTTGAACCTTCTGAGTTCCTGCTCCCAACAGATTTCACCGAGTCTTATCTTCACTAGTTATTCGAATCCCGCAATTAGCTCCAAATTGCATTTGCCAatcaatggcttcttccaatacttcccacatgcaccaaaacttctctcaacactcAGATTGAGTGAGGTAAGTGTTTAGGCTAAGAACCTCTTAAGGATTTGTAATTGGAGAGataggagtagaggaaaactAGAGGAATTATGTAGAAGATTGTGGGtttacaatttctaactctcaagtgtatttctagggttttcttgCTGAAAATCTCCATATAATTTCGTGGGTAATGTAGGcttatatagtgtgggtaaagaagtGAGGAAAGCACATTTAAAAAACAGCCAAACAGAGAGTTTCGTGGGTCATTCGCAACTTGGTCCAGTCGCAAAATGTCTCCTGGCACTTAACTATTCAGCTTCTAGCATGTGTTTCTCACGTGACATTTCGAGGGTTGTCCACTTGCGAGCCAGTCACGAGCTAGTCACGAACTTCACTGTTCGTCACAAATCTTCACCAAACTCTCACACtcaacccttacattaaatcccacaaacatGCAGAGAAAAGATTGACagaaatacaatcaaatttgacacagaaTTAAAGCTAACAAAACATAGttgaaaatcacaattttacaaaGTATATCTAGATAGGCAAATGGTTGGATTTGCTTGAGTCCATTTTAGCATGGGTTGATTCAAGTTAGCCtccattttagcatttttattgagaaatgctatctacacaatattttcacaataaatcccaaatggcaggttgttactggttgttattagtgggcaaaaaagaaaattcaattgtaggtttaaattaaaatctataacaacttaccacctatgatttgttaagaaaatattgtggatgtagcacttcTCATAATTATTAGATATTACATGTTAAAGTTGGTTTCTACTATTTGTAACTCGTGATACTAATCAACAGTACTAGTAAATTAGAAAATTTGCTTCAAAGGGAACCAAGGCCACAATAACAATTATTTAGCAAATAATATTAGTAAGGACAAAACTTATGTACAGTGCCTTAGGTGTTGTGTCTTAGGTTCCCATCTTAAGATTTagccatgtggctacttaattaaaaaatacatttccatctcataagaaaaaatccacatgacagaatcttaaaaggagaacctaaagaacaacacctaagtattgtacataagttttgctctaataataataataataatcatatacTATGTATAATAGCAGAAGCCTTTTCCTACAATTAAGGCGGTTGTGACATGTAGGAAAAATGCCCACTTAAAACTTTGACACGTTGACAgtaaaaaagttacaaaagcGATCGTTATATCATTTGAGTACTGAATTACAGTGTCACTCATACACCATCTATCTCAAACCCAAACACTACACCGGTTTAGTACCCTTTAATCTATACTATCGTTTCACTAAAGACAAGatataaaaagttcaaaaatggTTTGCAAACCCATACCTAGACGATCCTTTAAACAAAGAAGGCACGAAAGATGGAGAAAGCAAAATACTAAGAAACCTATACGCCAATTGTGTCAAGATGTAAGACAATCCAAGCTTCTACCACCGTCAACAATACAGCACGCCCTCAAGTTTAGCCAGGTACCAATTTCGTATCGATCAGATTCCAAATCGCTTGgatctacttttttatttttatttttattttttggttggatCTAGGGTTTATCATATGCTTTTTGGATGAATATATTGCTTTTGTTTATTGGTGGTGTTAGTACTCAACTTTGAATGTTCCGATTTCAATGTATTTCTTCCTCAATTGTTCACATTCTACATTTCGGAATCGGAATAATTGTGTTACTTGCTAATGGTGAAATAAGCCGCATCACTTAGttctggtaattttttttttcttagatctGGGTATGAAATATGACTTAGTTTTTGGATATGTTGGTTGGATTGGTTTATATTAAGGTATTTGAATTGCattcagttttgttttgatttttttgccAATAAAccttttcaattatattttcttttcttatttcttattaTAGATTACAGAAAATACAACAACGAAAGAAAATGGTTTTGGTTATTCACTGTAAAGAAACAgaatttaaacatttatataTGTAACTAATCTTGAAGATATTTTTGGGATCCTATTAGAATAGGATTGAACATTTTgctgttatatattttttgtttccaattttattttaggttattttttctattatggCTTGTGGAGATTTAGTTttgatatagtttttttttttagttctgatattgtttgttttgttatggatatattttatgtatagatGATTTCCTCTTTGTGGTGATGGAAGAATGAATGGGCCATTTTGGGGAAGGTTGATACCATAGATGTGGGTGAGGTTGTTTGATGGGTTTATTTATCCATTCTTTTATATGGATACAGAGTTTTCTTATTTGTGCTTGCTTAGTGATTTAATTGCATAGTTACATTATTTAGACAATTTCTTCTACATGATTATCAATGTAACTAATctcctattttaaaaattttgatattggtTTATTATAATCATTAATAATGGCATGCGTAGGGAAATATTGGtaattgtttctcaaattaGATGAATGATCGTCTACAATAGATATCTTGAAAACCACTAGGCTCATGTTGAAATTGATGTGAGTTTATCCTACAAATGTTTGAGTGAGTTGATGCAATTATAAACTCACAATTTCTATTGATGGCTATAGATATCAATAGGTTTCCAGTTATTATGACTTTATGATTATAAACTGAAAACAGTGacaaattagaaattattactcatTGGCAAATTACCACTGACATTATATCACCAAATTATCAATCACCTAATTTCCTAATATTAAGAGAATACCACTCTTTGTTCAATATGTTAACCCATCCGGCCATAAACTGTCTTATAATAATTTCTGTTCATTTATTAGCCAAGTTTGTTTATCATCATGAGTTAATAGCAGTATTTGTTAATTATAATTACTCATTATTCATCTAATGGCCACCCTTTGATTTGAAGATTGTGTGATAATACTTTTGAGATTACCTGCCTCCCTTTGTTGGGCTGTGTTATTCAGGTTATCAGTGTATGTTGTATTgattattgattgattttataaaaaaatgttattgttATTGATTGATGTTGTGATACCTATGTTGTtaggtttattaattaattttatgataaattttttcACCTGCGAGTTGAAGTATTGTGTTCTAAAAAACACAATCGAATCTCCCTCACTATAAAAAAATACCTTCAAGAATATTCCTCTGAATTCGGATACAATAATCTAAGTGTCCTGTATCAAACCCCACATACAATGACAGCAAACTGTCACGGAGTATTTATAGCTCAAATTAATTTCCATTTagtttcatttcaagtggaGAGTAATGATTCAAATTGGCTTTAATggttctctcaaaaaaataaaaaataaatagtctcctatggcattttttttttatttttttattttttttatatttttatacttCTTGGTATCATTTTGTTATTTAGCATTGAAGTATTTTATGTTAAGATAGAAGTGggattaattttgattgtgtaCGAAATTTGTGAGGAGTTTCTTAGTGACTTCTCCTCCACTGTAGAGTTATGTACATTTTTTGTATGTACCCTTTGTTGGTTTGATTGGAAGCCTTTTATTCTGGTTTTTCTTGGGTTTGAAAGGTGGTTTGGTTTTGTAACAGAGACATTGTTAATTGGCTTATAGTATGCATGTTAGAGTTTGATAGGTATCGTATTTTGGATGATGTATGTCAGATTGTTGGGCTCTTCTACTTTAATGaagatttggaatttttttgaggagaatactaaaaaaaattatttgcaataTTTCATTATGTAGCATTGATGCTTGAGGTGGTAGATAATTTGCAGTTGGTTCATtgtgataactttttttttctccctccaatcattttgttatcaatttttttttcttcctcaggTCAAAGCTGATTGATTGTGTTATGTGGAATCTACAATTGTATAGGAACCTGGCTCTTCCATAGTGAGTTAAGATGAGGACAGGTCCCATGTGCTTTTCCATCTTGCAAGTTCCTAGATGCAGAATCCCACCTTAGCTGCTTTTTGGAGGGAAAGCTTCCATAGTTTGAGTAGGACTGACAATAGAAAATGGACTCGAAGTCCTGTATTTGCAAAAAGTGATACATTTAGTATAAATAAGACAGAGATTAGTCAATTCCACAATACTGAATATTGTGAATCATAAGATTCACTTCCTATagattattgaaataaaacaaaaaatatatatatgactacctTTAAAAGAATAATCTACAGTATGATTGTTTTTATTGTGTATGTCTTAGTGTTTTGGATTTGAGTACTTATAGatgatttacttttatttatttattttatgaatagaTGATTACATAATAATGGGTGAAAAGTTTCATGAATTCCATAACTTGGGTGTGTGTATAATCTAATATATCTGTTTTATTTATCACGATGAGGTTTGTTAACAAATTTTCTCTGTATCATTGCAGCATTTTGGGAATtgtgagctttttttttttttttctttttctgttttgcaATCGAAATTTAGGGTCAAGATTAAGATTCGATGTTGTTTTTATGGGTTATGACTTATGAATTGGTTTGGCTTTAGAATTTGAGATTCCCATCTACTATTGATTATGCATTTTATATGTTGCAGGTTGAATTCTGTTTTGTTTAGATACTGTGGCTTGATTATGCActacaactttttctttttccttttgcgATGAAAAAGTTGGATTCAATGTCCCTTTTAAGGGTTATATATTGGTTTGGTTTTACAATTTGAGATTCCAATGTACTATTGATTATGCATATTATTATTTGACTAATATATTTCCGACTTTTTGTTTCACAAACCAGTAgccatttttctcttttaaactttttggttGTAAAATTCTCTAATCTCATGGTTTAATTCATTGTGGTTCCTAGGAATGGTAGATTTGGTATTTGAAATTGTCTTGCAAGTTTTAGTTCGGTGTGATTCATTGTGGTTCCTAGAAATAGCGGATTTGCTATTTGAAATTGTCATGTAAGTTTTAACTATTTAAAgtcagattcttttttttttaagtctctCATAACAAGGAAGAACACACGAGTGATTTGaagaaactaatttttaaaaaatttaggggaTATTGGACACTAATGCTTAAATATACTATGTTATTTAAGTTTGAATATATGTAGTATAAGTATGATAATTAAGTTTATGTTGGATGTAAAGTTTGTTAATATGTAAAACGATCCTGTGCATTGTGCGAGTTAAacactagtaataataataaaggccACAATAACAATTGATGTTGCAAGGAGTAGGGatattgttagaattatgtggttggatgattaaatttataattttccaaTAGTTTGAGCTTTTGAGGGCAATCGATAATTTAACATAGTATCAATATAAAAGGTCTTGAGTTTAAAATCCTACATGTCCGGAGCTCActtattaaaagagagtttgaaTCCACACTTAAATGCGAGTTATGTAACTCCAGCTTTTAGGCCCATTAGTAACTTAACAAATATTAAGCTACAagtgaaaaactgaaaaagattagTCCAGTATAAATGCatcttggaattttttttttttttttttggttggattttcCTCCTAATGCAATTGAGGTGAAACATTTCTACATTGCATTGTCCTTGGATGACTATTTCTGCAGCAACAAGTAGaacattttgttaaaatattcaTGTGAGAATAGTGTGGTTAGtagttttttttgggtaaataatGTGGTTAGTTAATTGTTAGAATTCCTACATTGGATAATTACCCCCTAGTTAGTggatatataatataattagatcAAAATCTATAGATTTAGACTTTTAGGTTTAGTGTTATCCTTATATATTAGAGAATAtagttgaaaatttaaaatcgATTGAGAATTAAAAATCTGATAAGTGACCGAGTAGATTAATTGGTGCTCTCATTCTCATATAGCAAAAACTTCATGTTGCCACGTCAGCGTGCAGGAAGAAGTCATTATCCTCTGATTTTTCAGTGTAGACTGGCTACTTATCAAGGAAGGGGAACCATCCATGGAAATGCAATGAGGACCAAATCAAGTCAAGATACTGTTATTGTCAAATAAATTTTCCGCGTCTGTATTTTTCTCTGAAAGATTTTTGTATTCTTCATAGACCTACTATTGACTGGGTCTCTTTGCATAGATTGACTCTAGTCAGTACGGGCTTAAAATATACTAGCCTTGTTACATGCGCTTCGTGCgaggcattttttttattattaatttttaattttttatagtgttataatttttcatttattccAATTTGAGGTTTATacatttttctcattaatattacgcatttagaactactaatacAACCATGAGTGTCATGAAGctagtttcaaaaaatgaacaaatattacatgtttattttgtagcaaaaaaaaaaaaaaaccctatgtttttattttatatatatattttttattttgaaaatctaacttaTAAGTGGaaaaagcaatttgaaaatcaacaggAAGGATTAGGATAGCAATTGCACTTGATCTCAATCCAAATGAaaccattaaaataatttccGCCTAGACCTAATTCAAGAAGATTCTTTATATTTCCCAATACTATGGGAATGGAACCACCGAGATGATTAGAAGAAATGTCAAATGTCAGTAATTGAGTGAGGTTTGCAAGTGAAAGAGATAACACACCAGTTAAATTATTTGTATCTAGATCCAGTTCAAGAAGATTCTTTAAATTTCCCAATGAAAGAGGTAACTCACCTGTGAGATaattagggctgtccacgggtcgagTTTGTGCCCAACTCAGAACTGACCCTTTGGAATCGGGTGGGAAAAAAATGCACCCGTTGCCGACCCGTCGGAGTAATCGGGTCGGGCGGTTCAGACCATCAATGGATGGCGGGCGGGTCGGTCGGAGTCATAAATCTGAGAAGACGACGAGAAAACAGTGAAAAAAACACAGATCCGGTGAAGAAACGTAGATTTCAGCGATAGTTTTCCAGATTCTGACGATATTTCCCTTAGATTTGGCAAGATTTCGCTAGATCTAGCGAAAATATCACCGGATTTGATGAGATTTTGCCAGATTCGGTCAAAATCTCACCGGATCTAAGGGAAAGATCG contains these protein-coding regions:
- the LOC126718175 gene encoding probable leucine-rich repeat receptor-like protein kinase At1g35710 isoform X1, coding for MAPSVSISVLIVVLYIFMNVPNIVIAAGSVATSKSSSLKQEVQALMESGWWSGSSNFTTSHCDWPGIKCNFGGSITEIDIAGNIYLGDKFRKFKFSSFPNLVRLSLSNNQILGCIPFEIGSLSKLTHLNLSHNYLTGQLPLSLANLTKLVKFDISFNGITGSIPKEFGNFKNLLELNLSHNKFTGPIPSTLGLLTNLSNLNLSFNEINGSIVSEIGLLKNLLNLYLNNNNLVGQIPLTIGHLTKLETLNLNWNMISGPIPTELASCFLIKFLSLSHNYLNGSVPSWVKDLYAPIKIDLSYNNLTGNVPISLIRMREFNLSYNSLEGRVPIIFKNYGFEVFIGNKDLCSDIKGFAQCPSPSLISPSTPPLALENIVSGMEDGREKDEHPNFKKKKLVPLIVFFISFSFFTLLQLFGYFLHSQCRVKNLVLPMKKHAELKGTKNGNLFSIWNYDGNIAFEDIIEATEDFDIRYCIGTGGYGSVYKAQLPSGKVVALKKLNHLEAEDPTVDKSFRNEVKMMTEIRHRNIVKLHGYCLHKRCMVLIYEYMERGSLFCVLNNDVEAVELDWTKRVNIIKDIAHAISYMHHDCNPIIVHRDISSNNILLNSKLEQAFVSDFGIARLLDPNSSNQTLVAGTYGYIAPELAYTMVFTEKCDVYSFGVVALEILMGIHPGELLTTLSSSSSSSRNMMLNEILDQRLPPPNRIVARDIFFVATIAFACLCTKPKSRPTMNWVSQEFLSRKKPVAKPLHVVSLWQLKNQENYMVGDIETQ